The nucleotide window TTACCCACTTATGACTTCTTCCTCCTAGTTTTGAAAATTTACATATCCTTCTTAAATTCGGATGACAAATGACAGACGGAATTCCTGTCAATAAAAGgttattaaaatctaatttttaagaatttcatattttattgttaaaaattaaaaaaaaaataataaataacaagacaaacgaTAATTGCAACTCCCCCCACTACCCCCCTTTGTGACAAATGCTTTGTGACAAATGTgtgaaaatatttgaaacaacataggaaatattttatttattgcttaaaaaaggaaatatctaAGCAGCAATTAGTGTCTTTCGCAACATGACAATgattcataaaattcataagatttttagcaatattttaataggacATGTTTGTTacttcgtaaaattttaatggTCATGCTCGTACACATGGATATGATAAAACgatagaaaataataacaagaaagTTTTTTGAGTTGACAAATGTTTCTTGAGTAATGCGTATACCCGGATTAACAATATTCAATTACTATAAATGAATTGTTTGCATccttataagaaataaataagttcGTAAATCTCAAATTGAGTGTTTCTGTCATAGCTGATAAACAATCTGACACAATTTTGTGAGAACTCCAGTACAACAACAAACGAAATAGTGAGTCAGAAATAGTGCGTGTATGACTCAGTAATAATGTTACTGAAGAATTGACAATATCAATGGGTACATCATTTATTTAGATTAATGGCTTCTACTAGCATCAACATATGATTTTTCgtgtcataaaatatttaaaaaaaattataagacatatttaaaaatgttaagcgAATGAAAATcactatatattataaaacaaagtcgcttcccgttgtctgtatgtttagatctttaaaactacgcaacagatttcgtttttttttttagtagatagagtgattcaagagcaatgtttttatatgtattttatatgtacagGCATAATAGGGTAGAGAAACGCTGATAATTTTAAAGGTTTGTACTgtaatgtcgtaaataaacacatttatttgcgcttacattgcaaacactggctaaagtatttttaattatcgaaaatcgtagtttaagcttagttatttaaatttaaaaaagacttGAATAGAACAggtatcttttgttgttgatagtatttagtatcaccattgcacccgtgcgaagccggtgcGTGTCGCTAGTAATAGgaataaaaaatctttaccTATAGGTGTTGATATCGTTACATGTAGTGTTTGTTATTTGCCTTTGTTACGAaaccaaattttaataaacggGCTATCAAAGGCCAGTTGTTTATGTTTACGCTATATATATCTTGTATTTACAAATCTTCGTtacttatgtaaatatttttatgaacttagtcgaattaaatataataatattgttaatgacCTTATACTTAACTAGCTGTTGTTGTTCGattgtatagaaatatttataatattctatattatGTTATACTTTAAAAAGGAATAAATTTTTCCCGTTAATTGGTATTCTGTTCTTATTAGTTGTAGCGTGATGTCACATAAATGCTAAAGCTTTGCTATATAAATGGATTACCCCAGCCtgtctttagctttataattttAGGACACATGCGCGTACCCATAGTGGGGCAAGGTGGAGGATTTTCCTCACACCGACTTGAAGCTAATaagtattttagatttttagattttaagaagaaaatatgAGTAAGATTTAGTCAGAACATcagaaatttatatgtattattgaaGTAGTGTAGATAGTGAAGGTTAATGAAAAGTTGCGTTTCGAATTTCTATTACTTATTgagttcttatatttttttgccCCATCCTTACTAAATTCTGGGTACCCTCATGatagtatagattataatatttatagacatCTAAGATCACATATATATTCTCATAAATAACGAAATGATTGCTGATATTCAATCTTTGATTTTATATTCTagttgcccggacagacttcggtccgtcaaaagttaatagatttttatttatatcgattttttgcggagctgtgtggttacggcagtaagaatatagacACCTCtgctcgtgggtgtcgtaagaggcgactaagggataacacagttccactaccttggaaccttggaacttaaaaagctgaccgacggtgggataatcatccaactgctggtttttaaatacacaggccgaagacgggcagcagcgtcttcggtgcgacaaagccagccctgtggtcaccaacccgcctgtccagcgtggtgactatgggcaaaacacacgagttcacgctatttttggcgcgaacttgtggaggcctatgtccagcagtggactgtataggctgaagtgataatgataatgagatcttttaaaatatttttttagtattaaaacctttcgtgtgccttaaggaacatacaaaaaataaattagccgaattggtcgagccattctcgagttatgcgcttagcaacattattttttattgatatagattaatttaatatatttttaaagtttgtatttttaatataggaaACAAACACATGTTAACgttgttttgatttaatcgaaaaactttttgtttcaaATGATTTCgcaatattagtatttaatatatacataattaaagtaGAAGTgctaattatgtaaaatatataattatcttttatttaccaAACATACACGTACAGGTCAAATACTCAAATTTTACagatagtaatattaatatataaagggCCGTTTGTCTtactttataacatattttcatTGTTTGTGTACTAGACGACATTAAGAGCAGCAGTCATGTTCAAAGTAAGTACcaattatataaagttattatttattttatttatgtagttattaactattattacttaaagCACCCGTCCTTGTGTTATTTAATTACTCACTTTTTTACTGTCAAAATaaggttatattataattaattcgatttaaaaatcatgtttaaaataaacaaaaatacttttggAAATTGAAgtaagttattatatattatattaatgttatatttatcaACCGCTCAGTTGCGAGTGCAATGTACGCCTAACAACCAGTGCGCGTTCAAATCATGATATTtgtatctgtacaaatatttccttgcggtttggatgtctatccttgtagGTCTCCTCATCGTGGCTCATTAAGCtgtcagtttttattatatacacctaatagcgatcgttactcatagtagggaattctttttttaatatatataaatgatctgccattttatgttaaatatatttgtaatatagtcCTATTTGTAGATGATATTcctctaatatttaaagttgataggaaaaaagtaaattatgatgacgtgaacacttctttgtcgcgaattcaagattggtttaaaataaacaacttggttttaAACACCAAAAAATCCAAGTGCGTTttgttttcgttacctaatgttaagcatccaaattataattttttaataaataacgagaggcttattgtcaatgatactacagttttcttagggatacatttggaatcaaaacttcagtggaattcccatttgtcattcgcagttagaaaagtacgacaactgaccgacgaCTTTGCAACCTcacgtttaatttattttagctatttccatagtgctTACGGTCTGTTACTGTGGAGTgatgctgcagatattgagactatatttctcttgcaaaaaagggctattcgcggtatttacgatcttggagctcgagtcgtAGTCGAGTAGGAGATGTTTTCCAAAAgatagacatattaacaattgcgtcgcagtatatttataacaatattatgtttattcaccaaaatattcattgttttaaaataaatagtaataatcgaattgtaaacacgagaaggaataacaaaattgtaactccaagtttccgactgcgcaaagtaaatgttgcctttctgggtcatggtatttgcatgtataataaaatcccatacacgattttggaattgtctcaacataaatttaaggtttttataaaaaaaaattaatagataaagcttattactcggtgcaggatcacatagttgataaagatgtgtggacttagtgacgctgtatttgttacgaattttgtactaaaacacagtttacataggtacttaaaaatatatttattcacgtctgtacatttaagagtTGCGGTATGGataaaagaaattattgttTCAGTCTTTGTGCCTCGTTCTTGCATTAGCTGTGGCGGCTTATGGTAAGTTTTAAAGATATCTTCTAAAAAAagacgaggttctcaattcgactgtattttttttaagtatgtgacttcagaacttttgactgggtggaccgatttcgacgtaTATGTCacatggtcccatttaaatttatatgagatctaacaactacttttcgagttatatctaataatgcgtttctaTTTGAcgcctttttcgtcgacctacgttgtattataccacataaccttttactggatgtaccgattttaataatacgtttttgttagaaaggagatatccctagtttggtaccattgtaaggaaaccaggatttgatgatgggatcctagaaatatcgagggaaactctcaaaaatttgcataactttttactgggtgtaccgattttgataatttttaatttttttgagatctgataactacgttttgagtaatcttcgataacgcgtagttacttgactattttttcatcgatctaggttgtattacttatcgatgtaattgaagtcagtttttttttgtttgcgagcaaatacaattattattaaaagctgTTTATAACGTAGTATTATTTAAACTCTGTCTGCTGCACTTCAATACAATGAAATGTATGTAACATTACTCACTATTAGGAtacaatttttagaaattaatctactgtaacaaaaaaatgagcgtcagttaaaatttaaaagtaaaataaaaattaaattaagattatttttgttcatGAATAATAAAGACTTAGGCTTATGGCTTTGGGTCGCTAGCGGTATCTTTTACACAACATATTTTGTacagttgtgtaataaagttgaataaataaataaacaatgtttCGGAAAGCGTactaaagtttaaaaaagtattgatgtaaaattatttttcagcgCTCCCACACGGTTTTCTCCAAGGAGATGTTGGAGCCGGTGGACAACCCGGTCATGGTAAATAGCaaggaatataaaaatagtacacTTGACCATTTAATATAACTACTACTATTCGATATATATGAGAAATGATGTATGAAATGACTAcgtataagttttattttagaatttttaacaCAGAAACACTAAATAAATTCTATCTACTTTCCTAGATTGTTCAAAACTAACTGATAAAGTTCACAGTTCTAAAATATCattagacaaaaatataaaatttcaattaaaataattaagtatggtAAAGTTTTAAtgagttttattcaaatatttaatcgTTCAAAATGAATatttcgacgggtgcaaagtaaaaaaagttaactacaattttgagttttttttttattgcagtaactaactaaaaactttatattttacaacatggcaaaataaaaaatacaaatatcgcctCATTTCATGTACTTTTGTCGagtaaaagaagacaactactgctgttttgtaaaattacacgacgTACATGCGTTCAACTACCGCTTGGCCGCTTTTACGCAGTCCGCGCCAGGGGCGCACGTTCATTCCTATTGTGTCATCAGTCAGATGTCATGTGCTTCGCCGGCcggcaacaatgtttgtttgtttttgatttttatgtattaaggTTTGTGTAAaagtattatcataataataaaccattttaatacatcacaatagacatggcaagacgtttttggaaatttttggaattggaaaagtcatactttttacacttactgaaatatatggaaaatctttattaaatccagatttattaattcctatgtagaaacgaccaagtggtagttaattcagttgtcatatttttaagcacaatgtagaggcagacaactgcaatatctcgtaaattaaacataattagaagaaatgaaatatacaattgtttgtctttataaaaaatattgcagtgatgaaaaattcaacaaatttggtttgaaattgacaaaatgggagcactttttcCTATAACTTTTTCCTTTTTCCTTtccatataattaattaagaaaaataataataactgttcAGAAAGTTATAGGTAAAAGTCTATTTAATTTAGCGTAATTTACCGCATTTTGAGTAAATAGTAAAGGTCTGGAATGGACGACTGTGTATTTCGAAAGTTTATAACGATTGTTTTAAAagagtattaatatatattataaaattaaaaatataaaaatctcacATACTGATTATTAAGTTTTGATTATTTAGGATTCCCTGAAGGCCATGTTCAAGGGGGTGCTGGAGCCGGTGCTTTCCCCGGTCAAGgtggtaagtaaaaaaaaaaaattaaagtgacTATAGCTTTGTATACAATAGCTATGAGCGTAGATACCTGTATTTACCATGTAGGTACTGTATACTTCAAATACCTGGCAAAAGGTcttacgtatatatatttattatatagttagGTATATTAATTGTGACAACACGGTtagtatacttaaaaaataacttcaagCAAAGAATACTCGAGTAGTTACACCTTAAAAGTATGACTTGACATGaagttgatttaaattttatttgattaattacaACGAATTGTCTGATACTAGTAACCCAATGAAATAAATGTTGGAAAATTACAGGTCTCAAATGTGAactaaagttaaataattgagtttaaaggaataaaatataatattaattttttaaatacaagttAAGGTTCTATATGccattaactttttttttttacttttcttaaaTAGCTTGTCTCTTGTTTTCTATAAGCATACCGGTaacatttgaaaacaaaatattttttacaatttataactaCTTTGAATTTGATTAGCTTTTGGTAcacgataatttttaattaaattacaatgtttttataagtttttagcCCCCATAAAACTTAGAAAAAATAAGTTCATtgatacaaagttttttttaacattcattaagttaaagaaataaatacacattttttttcagttgtcCCACAAGGCTATGCTCAAGGAGGTGCTGGAGGTAGATCCGGTCATGGAGCAGGTACCTTTCAGTTTActtaactaattattaaaaagattGTAAAGTAATCGTGCACAAgcgtaaattaataataatagtaattaataccAGAAATTTAGTCACAGCtctattgaaattatttagcttaactttattaaataaaaatttgaactCTTTTTTGAATTCGTAACTAATGATTAAGATAAGAAGGCCCTGTGCTCTAATATGTCTCTGttcttatctatacatataataaaatggtaggaaagtcaaaactgtacattgaatatttttttaaaacaatacttggggtgtgatctacaatcgataccgaagccaaaaatatagtttttagaatttttgtctgtttgtctgtttgtctgtatgtatgtccgggataaactcaaaaagtactgcatggatttacttcaaatttcgcacgaatattattaagaagtcgggtcaacatataggctacaaattatcacgctatcatcaCCTAtgggaaacgagcagtgaacctttatttcttcaacgcattctgtaacaacgtgtaatctaacgacgcatatttgaatgttgttattatgttaataatcaatctataagctagcttcatactataaataaagacattctgtagtatatttagtatcagcattgcacccgtgcgaagccagggcgggtcgctagtaatattatataactgttTTAGTACATGTGATGTGAGTACGGCTAGAGTAAAATTTGTTATATTCACtcttttctatatttatgatactactttttcatacagcaaatatttaatttgcttCTTAGGTTTTGAAGCCCAAGCTGGAGTTGATGGTGTAGGTCATGCTGACGTCGGTGCTTACGGTAGgattataatttaacattataatttaacattataataatcattataactAACAAACGATCGAAATATTGTATCTTAAGAaagaaaatgttatataatattaggtaTTTTATATGTGAAAGGATAATTCGTTAACCTATATACCTTTTTTTAGCACATGGTAATCACCAACATGGTAATCACCAACATGGATACAAGGAGCACGGATACTAGAAGTTGTACAATGACATGAATATGAATAAACATATTATTGCATATTTTTGCGTTTTATTTTATCCGAATCTTGGTACAATACTTAAGTGTAATCAATTTGAATGTCATAAAGAAGAAAGAGTTGCACGTTTGTGATcaggaaaaaatgtttttacattaTTCAGACGTAATAAAGGCAATAATTCAAACAAGTTATCGAAAAGTTATACAAAACATTGACAGTCTCGGCCATTTCTCATATCTTGGTTATCTCATCATCGGGGACAAGGTACATACAAAATAGAAATAGGTcaagatacaaaaataataggtcaataagtttaataaaacttagacttcaaaaatctatttatgacttatatttttagtaaaacatCTTATTTTATCAACCGAGTAACGCATATAAGCAGTTGTAAGTTTTTAAGAATGTTAAGCTGTAATTAGTGACACTATTCACTGACCGATGAGGTAATGTTTTAAGtgtatacaaatacaatattttgtatgaaCTGAATAAGTTAAATCAACAATGTCCTCTTGTTTATGAATGGATTATCATTGGGGAAGCTTAATTTATAACGCCGTTCCACTGCGTTTTGGCAGacactatcactacatagtataaaacaaagtcacttcccgctgtctgtatgcttagatctttaaaactacgcatcgaattttgatgcggttttctttaataaatagaatgatcccagagaaatgtttatatgtataatacatgcataatatagtagaggagcaCTGATCGTTTAATAGATTTCTAAAGTTGTGTCGtgaataaacacatttttttgcgcttacattgcaaatatttattttgtattgtatattttatatatatctatatatctcgTAAACAATACATTCGTACACAATGTCGATATATcaagctccgcaaaatgaaaataaaaaacatggtaaatattccgtctttaaataattttagtactatataatttttcttaatgATTAAGCATTCGCTAACCGGACTAACGCTTTTTATCAGGTCCGAACGAACAACCCTGTCTGATGGCTCAACATCTCTACAGTACAGTACTCTACCACTACTCTCTACAGTAGGGAGAGACACAAACAGACACCCAAACCACAAATGAACGCTTGtgcaaatattttgttaataattcgattgcgttaaataataaataattcctaTCAAGAAATATAGCAAAGCAAATATTGTAAAAGTAGTCGAAAACAAGAGTCCTAGTATACtcgtttgtttatataaatattaatattattctaaatCAATATTGTATGTTAGTGTATTCATGTGTGAAGGACTCTTAGAAGTTTCGCAAGACTCTCGGAATAAATTAACGTGTAAACGGTCTAATTACTGCCTCAGTGCTTCAAGTGAATCGTTTTTACTGGTAATATAATGAGACGAACTGCAGTAACTA belongs to Melitaea cinxia chromosome 17, ilMelCinx1.1, whole genome shotgun sequence and includes:
- the LOC123661676 gene encoding glycine-rich cell wall structural protein-like isoform X2: MFKSLCLVLALAVAAYALPHGFLQGDVGAGGQPGHGFPEGHVQGGAGAGAFPGQGVVPQGYAQGGAGGRSGHGAGFEAQAGVDGVGHADVGAYEHGNHQHGYKEHGY
- the LOC123661676 gene encoding glycine-rich cell wall structural protein-like isoform X1, with product MFKSLCLVLALAVAAYALPHGFLQGDVGAGGQPGHGFPEGHVQGGAGAGAFPGQGVVPQGYAQGGAGGRSGHGAGFEAQAGVDGVGHADVGAYAHGNHQHGNHQHGYKEHGY